The following are encoded in a window of Miltoncostaea marina genomic DNA:
- a CDS encoding FAD-binding protein → MSAALAPATPAEAAEALAGLTARGEPVDVRGGGTRSARGWPGPVAGRELLTGGLRRVVAHEPADLTLTVEAGAPVADVAALLAAAGQCWPQADARPGSTVGGVLAAAASGRSRLRDGAVRDSVLEVVLATGDGRLVTAGGRTVKGVSGFDIPRLAVGSLGTLGVIVQVTLKLWPLPPARGWFAAEGALADRVVVGEAALAGPPRPGAVILTPGRLHVELTGPPEDVRPPAGLGPSGAPPAPAGAGVVEAGVPPPAVADLARRLEAAGLPYEARMGVGTCLVAVGAAEEVGRVRAWAAELGGHAVVADAPEELRADPWGPPPPGLAIMRRLRAAFDPAGILNRRFLPWSA, encoded by the coding sequence GTGAGCGCGGCGCTCGCCCCGGCGACCCCGGCCGAGGCGGCCGAGGCGCTCGCGGGGCTCACCGCCCGCGGCGAGCCGGTCGACGTGCGCGGCGGCGGCACGCGGTCGGCGCGCGGGTGGCCGGGGCCCGTCGCCGGGCGCGAGCTGCTGACCGGCGGCCTGCGCCGGGTGGTCGCCCACGAGCCGGCCGACCTGACGCTCACCGTGGAGGCCGGGGCGCCGGTGGCGGATGTGGCCGCCCTGCTGGCCGCCGCCGGCCAGTGCTGGCCGCAGGCCGACGCGCGACCGGGGTCGACCGTCGGCGGCGTGCTCGCGGCGGCCGCGAGCGGGCGCTCCCGGCTGCGGGACGGCGCGGTGCGCGACTCCGTGCTCGAGGTCGTGCTGGCGACGGGCGACGGCCGCCTCGTGACGGCGGGCGGGCGCACGGTGAAGGGCGTGTCCGGCTTCGACATCCCGCGGCTGGCGGTGGGCTCGCTCGGCACGCTGGGCGTGATCGTGCAGGTGACGCTCAAGCTGTGGCCGCTCCCGCCGGCGCGCGGCTGGTTCGCCGCCGAGGGCGCGCTGGCCGACCGCGTCGTCGTGGGCGAGGCGGCGCTCGCCGGCCCGCCGCGGCCCGGGGCCGTGATCCTCACGCCGGGACGCCTGCACGTGGAGCTGACGGGCCCGCCCGAGGACGTCCGCCCGCCGGCCGGGCTCGGCCCCTCCGGGGCCCCGCCCGCCCCCGCCGGCGCCGGCGTGGTGGAGGCCGGCGTGCCACCGCCCGCCGTCGCCGACCTGGCCCGGCGCCTGGAGGCGGCGGGGCTGCCCTACGAGGCCCGCATGGGCGTCGGCACGTGCCTGGTGGCGGTGGGCGCGGCGGAGGAGGTCGGCCGCGTGCGGGCCTGGGCGGCGGAGCTCGGCGGTCACGCCGTGGTGGCCGACGCCCCGGAGGAGCTGCGCGCCGACCCGTGGGGCCCGCCGCCGCCGGGCCTGGCGATCATGCGGCGGCTGCGGGCGGCGTTCGACCCGGCCGGCATCCTCAACCGGAGGTTCCTCCCGTGGAGCGCGTGA
- a CDS encoding ABC transporter ATP-binding protein, with translation MASVEFEDVGKVYPGGARAVEDFDLTIEDREFMVLVGPSGCGKTTALRMVAGLEDISEGRIRIGERVVNRVPSKDRDIAMVFQSYALYPHLKVYDNIAFGLRLQKTDKAEIDRRVRAAAQSLGLTEYLDRKPGALSGGQRQRVAMGRAIVRRPQVFLMDEPLSNLDAKLRVQTRAEISKLQDDLGVTTLYVTHDQVEAMTMGDRVAVMRKGRLQQVDSPQEVYDHPVNIFVAGFIGSPAMNLLEARLEADGDGAVAVLGEQRLVLGRGLLEARPGIRAHAGRRVILGIRPEDMEDAALKADWPADRRLRGSVELREALGSEIHAHVRLPGARAAETEQVAELAADAGGDGGAPIMEGAEGTLVVARVNPRSGVREGDATELAIDTDRVHVFDPESGAAVYGDQTTTGGGAG, from the coding sequence ATGGCCTCGGTCGAGTTCGAGGACGTCGGGAAGGTGTACCCCGGCGGCGCCCGCGCCGTGGAGGACTTCGACCTCACGATCGAGGATCGCGAGTTCATGGTCCTGGTGGGGCCGTCGGGGTGCGGCAAGACCACGGCCCTGCGGATGGTCGCCGGCCTCGAGGACATCTCGGAGGGCCGCATCCGGATCGGCGAGCGCGTCGTCAACCGGGTGCCCTCGAAGGACCGCGACATCGCGATGGTCTTCCAGAGCTACGCGCTCTACCCGCACCTGAAGGTGTACGACAACATCGCGTTCGGCCTGCGGCTGCAGAAGACCGACAAGGCCGAGATCGACCGGCGGGTGCGCGCCGCCGCCCAGTCGCTGGGCCTCACGGAATACCTCGACCGCAAGCCCGGCGCCCTCTCGGGCGGCCAGCGCCAGCGCGTCGCGATGGGCCGCGCCATCGTGCGCCGGCCGCAGGTCTTCCTGATGGACGAGCCCCTCTCCAACCTCGACGCGAAGCTGCGCGTGCAGACCCGCGCCGAGATCAGCAAGCTCCAGGACGACCTCGGCGTGACGACGCTCTACGTGACGCACGACCAGGTCGAGGCCATGACCATGGGCGATCGCGTCGCCGTCATGCGCAAGGGGCGGCTGCAGCAGGTCGACTCGCCGCAGGAGGTCTACGACCACCCGGTCAACATCTTCGTGGCGGGCTTCATCGGCAGCCCGGCCATGAACCTGCTGGAGGCCCGCCTCGAGGCCGACGGCGACGGCGCCGTGGCGGTGCTCGGCGAGCAGCGGCTGGTGCTGGGCCGTGGGCTGCTGGAGGCGCGGCCCGGCATCCGGGCACACGCGGGCAGGCGGGTGATCCTCGGCATCCGGCCCGAGGACATGGAGGACGCGGCCCTCAAGGCGGACTGGCCCGCCGACCGCCGGCTGCGCGGGTCGGTGGAGCTGCGCGAGGCGCTCGGATCCGAGATCCACGCCCACGTGCGGCTGCCGGGCGCGCGCGCGGCGGAGACCGAGCAGGTGGCCGAGCTCGCCGCCGACGCGGGCGGCGACGGGGGCGCGCCAATCATGGAGGGCGCCGAGGGCACGCTGGTCGTGGCCCGCGTCAACCCGCGCTCCGGCGTGCGGGAGGGCGACGCGACCGAGCTGGCGATCGACACCGACCGGGTGCACGTGTTCGACCCCGAGTCGGGCGCGGCGGTCTACGGCGATCAGACAACGACAGGGGGAGGTGCAGGATGA
- a CDS encoding ABC transporter substrate-binding protein gives MRDATGARARLWLLALVLVAVLTALAAAGCGDDDEGGDTAGGAAANEDVSGSLSISGIWAGQEQESFQAVIDRFNEDYPNVNVSYNSAGDNLPTVLQTAVQGGNPPDIAFIAQPGTIQGFVTDGALQPIDFARDAVVENFGESIADIGTFDGKLYGILFKSANKSLGWYNTTVFEDAGVEPPTTLDELVTAADTIKASGVAPFSIAGADGWTLTDLFENIYLRTAGPEKYDQLAAHEIPWTDPTVIEALEEMRKVIGTSANIAGGTRDALQVDFPRSVQQLFTDPPQAAMTFEGDFVAGNIRNETNAQEGDFGVFTFPSVKDSGPVVVGAGDIGVLFRDSPAGQAFMNFLTTPEAAEAWASRGGFLSANQNLDPSVYPDDITRQIATDLADAETFRFDMSDLAPPAFGGTAGQGEWKLLQDFLRNPGDAQAIARQLEQAAARAYR, from the coding sequence ATGAGGGACGCGACCGGGGCGCGCGCGCGGCTCTGGCTGCTGGCGCTCGTGCTCGTCGCGGTGCTCACCGCACTCGCAGCCGCGGGATGCGGCGACGACGACGAGGGCGGCGACACCGCCGGCGGCGCGGCCGCCAACGAGGACGTCAGCGGCTCGCTCAGCATCAGCGGCATCTGGGCCGGCCAGGAGCAGGAGTCCTTCCAGGCGGTCATCGACCGCTTCAACGAGGACTACCCGAACGTCAACGTGAGCTACAACTCGGCCGGCGACAACCTGCCGACCGTGCTCCAGACCGCGGTCCAGGGCGGCAACCCGCCCGACATCGCCTTCATCGCCCAGCCCGGCACGATCCAGGGCTTCGTGACCGACGGCGCGCTGCAGCCGATCGACTTCGCGCGCGACGCGGTGGTCGAGAACTTCGGCGAGTCCATCGCCGACATCGGCACGTTCGACGGCAAGCTCTACGGCATCCTCTTCAAGAGCGCCAACAAGTCGCTCGGCTGGTACAACACCACCGTCTTCGAGGACGCCGGCGTCGAGCCGCCCACCACCCTCGACGAGCTGGTCACGGCCGCCGACACGATCAAGGCCTCGGGCGTCGCCCCGTTCTCGATCGCCGGCGCCGACGGCTGGACGCTCACCGACCTCTTCGAGAACATCTACCTGCGCACGGCCGGGCCGGAGAAGTACGACCAGCTCGCCGCCCACGAGATCCCGTGGACCGACCCGACGGTCATCGAGGCGCTCGAGGAGATGCGCAAGGTGATCGGCACCTCGGCCAACATCGCCGGGGGCACCCGCGACGCGCTGCAGGTCGACTTCCCGCGCTCGGTGCAGCAGCTCTTCACCGACCCGCCGCAGGCGGCCATGACCTTCGAGGGCGACTTCGTGGCGGGCAACATCCGCAACGAGACCAACGCCCAGGAGGGCGACTTCGGGGTCTTCACGTTCCCGTCGGTCAAGGACTCCGGCCCGGTCGTGGTCGGCGCCGGCGACATCGGCGTGCTGTTCCGCGACTCGCCGGCGGGCCAGGCGTTCATGAACTTCCTCACCACGCCCGAGGCCGCCGAGGCCTGGGCGAGCCGGGGCGGCTTCCTGAGCGCCAACCAGAACCTCGACCCGTCGGTCTACCCGGACGACATCACCCGGCAGATCGCCACGGACCTGGCCGACGCGGAGACCTTCCGCTTCGACATGTCCGACCTGGCGCCGCCGGCGTTCGGCGGCACCGCCGGGCAGGGCGAGTGGAAGCTCCTGCAGGACTTCCTCCGCAACCCGGGCGACGCGCAGGCCATCGCGCGGCAGCTCGAGCAGGCCGCGGCCCGCGCCTACCGGTAA
- a CDS encoding (Fe-S)-binding protein produces the protein MERVSNWRPDVLAPAEDDLVTCVACGLCLPHCPTFRLTGAETASPRGRIAAMRAVEEGAGEVDAAFTRMMDECLACRACEAACPSGVPYGRMIEGARAQAETTRAPAARGLRRLGLAAVLPRPRLVAAAGWLLAVARALRLDRLAPPAQRASTPPATIRELLRPVPAALGEGPVAKVLSGCVMDVAFRPVGRATMRLVAEAGHRAERTRAAGCCGALAMHHGRPEAARAMARERIAEMEGADVVVVNASGCSAHVKAYGELLADDPAWAERARRVAARTVDLIELRPPPRDRGLGRVAVHDACHHLHAQGLEPRPMLRDAGATCVELGDGGRCCGAAGLYSVLQPDWAARLRRQKAEAVVASGAPVVAVANPGCAIQIAAGLREIGSDVRVAHPAELLSPGR, from the coding sequence GTGGAGCGCGTGAGCAACTGGCGGCCGGACGTGCTCGCCCCGGCGGAGGACGACCTGGTCACCTGCGTCGCGTGCGGGCTGTGCCTGCCGCACTGCCCCACCTTCCGGCTGACGGGCGCGGAGACGGCCTCGCCGCGCGGCCGCATCGCGGCGATGCGCGCCGTGGAGGAGGGCGCCGGGGAGGTCGACGCCGCGTTCACCCGCATGATGGACGAGTGCCTCGCCTGCCGCGCGTGCGAGGCGGCCTGCCCCAGCGGGGTGCCGTACGGCCGCATGATCGAGGGCGCACGCGCCCAGGCCGAGACCACCCGAGCGCCGGCCGCCCGGGGGCTGCGCCGGCTGGGCCTGGCCGCCGTGCTGCCGCGGCCGCGGCTCGTCGCCGCCGCCGGGTGGCTGCTCGCCGTCGCCCGCGCCCTGCGGCTCGACCGCCTCGCCCCGCCGGCGCAGCGCGCCTCGACCCCGCCGGCGACGATCCGCGAGCTGCTGCGGCCCGTGCCGGCCGCGCTGGGCGAGGGCCCCGTGGCGAAGGTGCTGTCGGGGTGCGTGATGGACGTCGCCTTCCGGCCGGTCGGGCGGGCCACGATGCGCCTGGTGGCCGAGGCGGGCCACCGCGCCGAGCGCACCCGGGCCGCCGGCTGCTGCGGCGCGCTGGCCATGCACCACGGCCGCCCCGAGGCCGCGCGCGCGATGGCGCGCGAGCGCATCGCCGAGATGGAGGGGGCCGACGTCGTGGTGGTCAACGCGTCGGGGTGCAGCGCCCACGTGAAGGCCTACGGCGAGCTGCTCGCCGACGACCCCGCCTGGGCGGAGCGCGCCCGGCGGGTGGCCGCCCGCACGGTCGACCTCATCGAGCTGCGCCCGCCGCCCCGCGACCGCGGGCTGGGGCGCGTGGCCGTCCACGACGCGTGCCACCACCTGCACGCGCAGGGCCTCGAGCCGCGCCCGATGCTGCGCGACGCCGGCGCCACCTGCGTGGAGCTCGGCGACGGCGGCCGCTGCTGCGGGGCCGCCGGGCTCTACAGCGTCCTGCAGCCCGACTGGGCGGCCCGCCTGCGCCGCCAGAAGGCCGAGGCCGTGGTCGCCTCGGGCGCGCCGGTCGTGGCCGTCGCCAACCCGGGATGCGCGATCCAGATCGCCGCCGGGCTGCGGGAGATCGGCTCGGACGTGCGCGTGGCCCACCCGGCGGAGCTGCTGTCGCCGGGGCGGTGA